One region of Haloterrigena salifodinae genomic DNA includes:
- a CDS encoding glucose 1-dehydrogenase — MRAVALFPDGPELRVIEKPRPTPEKGEALIRTVAVGIDGSDRRIAAGEIGGDVPDGEDHLVIGHEAVGVVEEPNGTDLTKGDVVAPLVRRPVDDESRFAANGELDMAPPESLHECGITGAHGYMAEFFTARSEYLVSVPESRAAYGFFVEPTSLVEKALNQAAAARSGFEWRPSSAFVLGNGNLGLLALTRLETGDEFERTYCLGRRDRPDPTIDIIEGVGGTYVDSRELSLDEFPAVHEPVDFAFETTGHPAHAVEAVDALAPNGVVTLQGIPGSSSTFDIDGGAFHTELVVTNKAILGVVNSRRSHFRAAAEWLRDTPESALDALVTGVYGPDEIDEALADSEETIKTVVSFDRLDRTSRFRLE, encoded by the coding sequence ATGCGCGCTGTCGCACTGTTTCCGGACGGCCCAGAACTGCGTGTCATCGAAAAACCGAGACCGACCCCCGAGAAGGGCGAGGCGCTGATCCGAACCGTCGCCGTCGGAATTGATGGCTCGGACAGGCGCATCGCGGCCGGCGAAATCGGCGGCGACGTTCCCGACGGCGAGGACCACCTCGTCATCGGCCACGAGGCGGTCGGCGTCGTCGAAGAGCCGAACGGAACCGACCTGACGAAAGGCGACGTCGTCGCCCCTCTCGTGCGACGACCCGTCGACGATGAGTCGAGATTCGCGGCCAACGGCGAACTCGACATGGCTCCACCCGAGAGCCTTCACGAGTGCGGAATCACGGGGGCACACGGGTACATGGCAGAGTTTTTCACCGCTCGTTCCGAGTATCTCGTTTCGGTCCCCGAATCGCGTGCGGCGTACGGGTTCTTCGTCGAACCGACGAGTCTCGTCGAGAAGGCGCTCAATCAGGCGGCCGCGGCGCGGTCCGGGTTCGAGTGGCGGCCGTCGAGCGCGTTCGTTCTCGGGAACGGCAACCTCGGACTGCTCGCACTGACGCGACTCGAGACCGGCGACGAGTTCGAGCGAACCTACTGCCTCGGCCGCCGGGACCGACCGGATCCGACGATCGACATCATCGAAGGCGTCGGCGGTACCTACGTCGACTCGAGGGAACTCTCGCTCGACGAGTTTCCCGCGGTTCACGAACCGGTCGATTTCGCCTTCGAAACGACGGGACACCCCGCCCACGCCGTCGAAGCGGTGGACGCGCTCGCTCCGAACGGCGTCGTGACGCTCCAGGGGATTCCGGGCTCGTCGTCGACGTTCGACATCGACGGGGGCGCATTCCACACGGAACTCGTCGTCACCAACAAGGCTATCCTCGGCGTCGTCAACTCACGACGGTCTCACTTCCGTGCCGCCGCCGAGTGGCTCCGCGACACGCCGGAGTCGGCGCTCGACGCACTCGTGACCGGCGTCTACGGACCGGACGAGATAGACGAGGCACTCGCTGACTCCGAGGAGACGATAAAGACGGTCGTCTCGTTCGATCGCCTAGATCGAACGAGTCGGTTCCGTCTCGAGTGA
- a CDS encoding sugar phosphate isomerase/epimerase family protein — MGTGYTTIMYGPESIEDALGDIAACRYDGVEISLEKIRANDPETVGRWLEEYDLEFYLAMSEWIETEDAVRRVIDDVPVAADLGAEFVGILPPQRARHDGDTVEDWLSRISDAALEAGLRPLVHHHGATTVEQPDEIRHYLDAVDGLELLFDTAHYYPYGDNFPDGNVTDGIERFADDIGYVHLKDVDPVKDFAANRDALTDADFHLDNVINYFRSFTDLGEGILDFEAIFETLSDAGYEGNYTIEIENRTERPLVHAKRNYDYWAAVRDA; from the coding sequence ATGGGAACCGGGTACACAACGATCATGTACGGCCCCGAGTCGATCGAGGACGCGCTCGGCGATATCGCCGCCTGCCGGTACGACGGCGTCGAAATCAGCCTCGAGAAGATCCGTGCGAACGACCCCGAGACCGTCGGTCGGTGGCTCGAGGAGTACGATCTGGAGTTCTACCTCGCGATGAGCGAGTGGATCGAAACCGAGGACGCGGTCCGGCGAGTGATCGACGACGTGCCGGTCGCGGCCGACCTCGGAGCCGAGTTCGTCGGGATACTCCCGCCCCAGCGGGCTCGCCACGACGGCGACACCGTCGAGGACTGGCTCTCTCGGATCAGTGACGCGGCCCTCGAGGCTGGACTGCGGCCGCTCGTCCACCACCACGGGGCCACGACAGTCGAGCAACCGGACGAAATACGGCACTATCTCGACGCCGTCGACGGGCTCGAGCTCCTGTTCGACACCGCTCACTACTACCCTTACGGCGACAACTTCCCCGACGGCAACGTGACCGACGGCATCGAGCGGTTCGCCGACGACATCGGCTACGTCCACCTCAAGGACGTGGACCCGGTCAAGGACTTCGCGGCGAACCGAGACGCGCTCACTGACGCCGACTTCCACCTCGACAACGTCATCAACTATTTCCGGTCGTTCACCGATCTCGGCGAGGGGATCCTCGACTTCGAGGCGATCTTCGAGACGCTCTCGGACGCGGGGTACGAGGGCAACTACACGATCGAGATCGAGAACCGGACCGAACGACCGCTCGTCCACGCCAAGCGGAACTACGATTACTGGGCCGCCGTCCGGGACGCCTGA